Proteins found in one Asterias rubens chromosome 12, eAstRub1.3, whole genome shotgun sequence genomic segment:
- the LOC117298039 gene encoding protein sidekick-1-like: MAPILTAFAIMQYFICILVVCRITTVIGIPASIKPMDPTVTAGSDITLRCVLNTSATAQTAKDIVWYFKSYRHTIPRERYEVIDNISRLRLRNLTFADSGTYFCAFESDGFNLMQFQGTMLYVGVAPSPPMGLRCHSTNLLDFWCEWKDGVMNNIKTHYKFSYRPAYGRNDWRDCPKLDGRGSQTCMVPRNQNNGFSQLVRVTASNLLGSSTSEIRFNPETSTIPNPPTNVQIETLGPEELRISWALPKEWDDQMFASFLEYRLEISTDTGSMSRMIPDLNHGESYLQTRRYTVNNLTPHTTYRVWVSCRTLVSYGDEQWSDWSVVVSGLTAEAAPNAAVQDIQGQEYDNTVDPAYRRDVFLQWRDLPEENRRGVINGYDVSLRLEQLDGSSDVVRSVRANGTMVLLQDFDKFRGYYVDIAACNSAGCGPIASYFLADKTSEPGAPENVRVQNASDTSVMITWQQPTRPNGFIEGYYVDWSKGLSEDANSFAEVNGSETSYTIQGVEPNKLYQFRVKARNSRGYSGWSNAPIQHTGTGSRMELLRTLIKVLHTLLVDMQEPGDDGNGNQVTLETISTFL, from the exons ATGGCGCCCATCCTCACCGCCTTCGCAATCATGCAGTACTTTATTTGCATTCTCGTTGTTTGCAGGATAACCACAGTCATCGGCATTCCAG CTTCAATAAAACCCATGGATCCTACAGTGACTGCTGGTTCTGATATTACACTGCGATGCGTGCTCAACACATCGGCCACTGCACAGACCGCTAAAGATATCGTCTGGTACTTCAAATCATACAG GCACACGATTCCACGGGAAAGGTATGAGGTAATTGATAATATATCAAGGCTTAGACTGCGCAATCTTACATTCGCCGATTCTGGAACCTACTTCTGCGCATTCGAGAGCGACGGTTTCAATCTAATGCAGTTCCAAGGCACCATGCTATATGTTGGAG TGGCTCCCTCACCACCCATGGGCCTCCGATGTCATAGTACCAACCTGTTGGACTTTTGGTGTGAATGGAAAGATGGAGTCATGAACAACATTAAGACACACTACAAGTTCAGCTACCGCCCAGC ATATGGTCGCAACGATTGGCGAGACTGCCCGAAGCTGGACGGACGAGGGAGCCAGACTTGCATGGTGCCCCGTAATCAGAACAACGGTTTCTCGCAACTGGTTCGCGTCACAGCCTCCAACCTGCTGGGGTCCTCCACTTCGGAAATACGCTTTAACCCAGAAACATCAA CTATTCCCAACCCTCCGACCAACGTGCAGATTGAGACGCTAGGCCCAGAGGAACTACGCATCTCTTGGGCTCTACCCAAGGAGTGGGATGATCAGATGTTTGCGTCTTTCTTGGAATACCGTCTGGAGATTTCTACAGACACTGGCTCTATGTCACGTATG ATTCCTGATCTGAATCATGGAGAAAGCTATCTTCAGACTCGTCGATACACAGTGAACAATCTCACCCCACACACGACATACAGAGTGTGGGTATCATGCCGGACTCTGGTGAGCTACGGTGACGAGCAGTGGAGTGACTGGTCCGTTGTCGTCAGCGGACTGACGGCAGAAGCAG CTCCGAATGCAGCAGTACAAGACATCCAAGGCCAAGAGTATGATAATACAGTCGACCCCGCGTACAGACGAGACGTATTTCTGCAATGGAGG GATCTTCCAGAGGAGAATCGACGGGGAGTAATAAATGGATATGACGTATCACTCCGGCTGGAGCAACTAGACGGCTCCTCTGACGTAGTTAGATCGGTTCGAGCGAACGGCACCATGGTTTTATTGCAAG ACTTTGATAAATTCCGAGGTTACTATGTGGACATTGCTGCTTGTAACAGTGCAGGATGCGGCCCCATTGCAAGTTACTTCCTGGCAGATAAAACTTCAG AGCCAGGCGCACCAGAGAATGTACGTGTCCAAAATGCATCTGATACGTCAGTCATGATCACGTGGCAACAGCCAACAAGGCCGAATGGTTTTATTGAAGGATATTACGTAGATTGGAGCAAGGGATTGTCCGAAGATGCAAACAG TTTCGCAGAAGTGAACGGTTCCGAGACGTCTTACACCATACAAGGAGTAGAACCCAACAAATTGTACCAGTTCAGAGTGAAAGCACGGAACTCTCGGGGCTACAGTGGTTGGTCGAACGCCCCAATCCAGCACACAGGCACCGGGTCCCGAATGGAGCTACTGCGCACCCTGATCAAAGTGCTTCACACCCTGCTGGTCGACATGCAAGAACCGGGTGATGACGGCAATGGTAACCAAGTCACGCTCGAGACCATCTCGACCTTTTTGTGA
- the LOC117297961 gene encoding formin-like protein 14 — MSVLVANIPPEASLAQIRYFLGRAGAIRNITEPSHSGSAYGSYVYCQYTSPAAAAEAVQFLNGRSLLNGYPRLSHRQPPPPGLDPIPMASLIPSHEDVLRTTPPLPILHPPTPMTVPIPTIPQQYPISHPTTPPPSIPFSNPPPPVLSPIPQAAFAAPQPVPQPAPQPQPQPPHAFPSHFPPHRPFPAHPQPPAAYVQPPKISPFLGDVSSKGHGVDFDSWRFEVDSLLRDGTYSEQILAPYVRQSIRGEPSRLIQTLGPHASIGAIVRELEGSYGTVQDGPSLLQRAYNSNQEDQETAAGFGRRLKLLVYDACRRGGLPVATMDNVLMQIFWRGLRDQQLKNICRHKKDEVATFDSLVRLVRLGEQELVAKCPVKDLPPGPPRPTPAHDFKDALSVISSSLAELKVALTPQPAAPPIQPPPHFRSFAMTSNNPPTHNPPTPARFECYKCGQVGHIARGCRNPPKPQKSQQLNRHLPPQGVMWQAAPPSNPAASTTPQQS, encoded by the coding sequence ATGTCCGTGTTGGTGGCTAACATTCCACCTGAAGCCTCCCTAGCGCAGATACGTTATTTTCTAGGAAGGGCTGGTGCAATCCGTAACATTACTGAGCCGTCACATTCCGGAAGTGCCTATGGCTCATATGTATATTGCCAGTACACTTCTCCGGCAGCGGCGGCTGAGGCTGTTCAGTTCCTTAATGGACGGTCCCTCCTCAATGGCTACCCTCGCTTGTCGCACCGGCAGCCTCCACCCCCTGGACTCGACCCTATACCAATGGCTTCCCTCATCCCCTCCCACGAAGATGTTCTTCGTACAACCCCTCCCTTGCCTATCCTTCATCCCCCGACACCGATGACTGTGCCCATACCAACCATACCACAACAATATCCTATTTCTCACCCAACTACCCCTCCCCCTTCCATTCCTTTTTCCAATCCTCCCCCTCCTGTACTTTCTCCTATCCCCCAGGCGGCCTTTGCAGCGCCGCAGCCAGTGCCGCAGCCAGCGCCGCAGCCACAGCCGCAACCGCCACATGCGTTTCCATCTCATTTTCCCCCACATAGGCCTTTCCCTGCCCATCCTCAGCCCCCAGCTGCTTATGTCCAGCCCCCCAAGATCTCTCCTTTCCTTGGGGATGTGTCGTCAAAGGGGCATGGTGTTGACTTCGACTCTTGGAGATTCGAAGTCGACTCCTTGCTCCGAGACGGCACATACTCGGAGCAGATTTTGGCCCCATATGTTCGCCAATCGATCCGTGGAGAACCCAGTCGGCTAATTCAAACGCTGGGCCCCCACGCTTCGATTGGCGCCATAGTTCGTGAGCTGGAGGGGAGTTACGGCACCGTCCAGGATGGGCCGTCACTCCTCCAGCGGGCATATAACAGCAACCAAGAAGACCAGGAGACGGCTGCTGGTTTCGGTCGCCGTCTCAAACTCCTCGTGTATGATGCGTGCCGTCGTGGTGGCCTTCCTGTGGCCACCATGGACAACGTTCTGATGCAAATATTTTGGCGTGGCCTGAGAGACCAACAACTCAAGAATATCTGTCGCCATAAGAAGGACGAGGTAGCCACATTTGATAGTTTAGTGCGCCTCGTCCGCTTGGGCGAGCAGGAGTTGGTTGCGAAATGCCCCGTGAAGGACCTTCCCCCTGGCCCTCCACGCCCCACTCCTGCCCATGACTTCAAAGATGCCCTCTCGGTAATTTCTTCCTCACTGGCTGAGCTTAAAGTCGCCTTAACACCCCAACCAGCGGCCCCTCCAATCCAGCCCCCACCCCATTTTCGGAGCTTTGCCATGACCTCCAACAATCCGCCCACACACAATCCGCCCACACCAGCACGGTTTGAGTGCTATAAATGCGGTCAAGTCGGGCACATTGCCCGTGGGTGTCGCAACCCCCCTAAGCCTCAAAAGTCCCAACAGTTAAACAGGCACCTGCCTCCACAGGGGGTGATGTGGCAGGCAGCCCCGCCGTCAAACCCGGCGGCCTCCACCACACCCCAACAATCCTAA